From the Chryseobacterium fluminis genome, the window TATCCAGATTATAGTCCTATCTTAATCATTCGGGTGATTATTTTCCGATCATGTGTAAGTTATCAAATATTTAATTATTTGCTACTCATCAGAGTGGTATTTACACCTTTAGATCTTATGGTATTGGTTTGATAAACTTTTGATTAAAAGCTTATTTCATAGCAGGTAAGCTAAATCTTTATCATAATCTTTTTTGACGCAAAGTTTATTTTACTGTATGATTATTTAAGGAGCAAAGAGGAATCAATTAGTTGATTGATGAAGATGCATTTAGCTCTGCGAAGCAAATTTATTTGCCTTTGCTTCATAAAAATCAGCAGTATGTCACATCATATTTGCATTAAAATAATTTTAGAAAGACTTTATCTCATAAGTATAATACTGATCTTTTGACGCAAAGTTTTGTTTGAAAGAAGATTTTGAGTTGCTGAAATATCTCGTTGATATTCCTATAACCTCAACATCTTAATGGGCTTGATACATTATTTAAACAGACTTATATTAGAAAACCGGAAATTATACATCTCCGGTTTTATATTTATGATGGCGATATTATAAAAACATTCCGCCGGAAGCCTCGATTCTCTGTCCTGTAATCCAACGGGCATCTTCCGTACATAGAAAAGCTACTACCCCACCGATATCATCAGGAAGCCCTGCTCTTCCCAAAGCAGTATTCGCTGAAATCATATCATTGACATTTTTATCATCCCTTGTCCTTCCGCCACCAAAGTCTGTTTCGATAGCTCCGGGAGCAATGACATTCGCTTTTATTTTTCTCGACCCAAGCTCCTTCGCCATATATTTCGTTAACATTTCAACGCCTGCTTTTACAGAACCATACACCGATGATCCCGGTAAGGCAAATCTTGCCAGCCCTGAAGAAATGTTGATGATGCCGCCTCCGTCATTGATGAATGGCAAAAACTTCTGGGTCAGGAAAAAAACACCTTTGAAATGAATATCCACTACATCATCCAACTGCTCTTCCGTTACTTCTGAAATCGGTGAATATAAGGCTGTTCCTGCATTGTTGACAAGATAATCAATGTTTCTGCTTCCTGTATTTTCTTCAAGATGATCTCCTACAGTTTTGATAAGAGAGTCAAAACTCTTTATATCTTTAGTGTCCAGCTGATAGGCAATTGCTTTTCTTCCTGTTGCCTGGATCTCTGCTACCACTTTATCTGCCTCTTCCTTATTACTTCTGTAGGTAATGATGACATCAAGACCATTTTGTGCGATTTTTATCGCGGAATTTCTTCCTAATCCCCGGCTTCCGCCTGTTACTAATGCAATTTTTGTTCTTGCTTCCATTTTTCTAATTGTTTTTAATAAGACAAAGATCCTGTATTTTACGGATGAAGCATTTGCTTCAATCAAACTGAAATTTGCAAAATTCAAATCATGACCTAAATTCCAAGGGTGCCAGCGATGTTTTCTTTTTAAAGAAATTGGAGAAGTGAGCAATCTCTTCAAATCCCAATGCATAAGCAATCTCTGATACATTCCACTGGGTCTGTTTAAGCAGGATTTTCGCTTCCTGAATGATTCTTTCCGCAATAATCTCAGTAGTGGTCCTTCCTGTGTTCTCTTTTAATTTTTTATTTAAATAATTCACATGAACAGACAGTCTGTCGGCATAATCTTTTGCTGTCCGCAACTGCAGCCTCTGTTCGTAATTTTCTATCGGAAACTGCCTTTCCAGCAGTTCTATAAATAAGGTAACTACTCGTAATGAGGCATCATTTGAGGTTGACAATTTGGTAGCTGGCTGTAGCTTCTGACCGTAATGGATAAGCTCAAGCACATAATTTCTGATAAGATCATATTTAAAAATATAATCGGAGCTGATCTCTTTTTTTATTTTAGCATACAGATCTGCAATCTCATCGGCCAGCTCGTCACCAATTTCAAAAAGCGGTACACTTCCGGGCCGGAAAATCGGTAAATCTTCCAGCGTACTGTGGGATTTGTCCTTGATAAAAAAATCTTCTGTAAAGACGCAGAAACTTCCTGACTGGTCAGGATCTTCCGGAACCCAATGGTAAGGAACCCTTGGTGTGGCAAAAAGCAGCGCGTTATTTTTAATCTGAATGACCTTATCTGCATATTCTGCCCTGTTTTTGCCCCTGATGAGGCTTATCTTATAATATTTCCTCCTATTATAAGGCATCTCGGAAGTCGTTTTCACTTTCTCGATGGTCTGGGCGATATCGAAAACATTGAAATGTCCAATATCTTTGTGAAGACCTTGCGGAAAAATACTCTCAAGATCTTTCCCCAATTTTGCCGTCATTTCTCTGTAGAAATCATCCAGTGAAGTATATGAAGTATGTGCCATCCTTTATATCAGCAATTTGTATAAATCAAATGTACAAAATTTGCAGTTATAAGCAGTATTCCTGAAATTTTCTTTGTATGTTAAAATTATTCTTATTATTGTGATATATAAAGATTATTTTTTATATTAGCGTTACCAAACTCAAAACAGAAACCATGAAAAATCAAAATTTATTTCACGGGAAAAAATTATACAAAAAACAGCTTTGCAGTATTTCCGGAGGCCTCTATGATTGTATGGAAGCTGTACTGTGCACGGATCCGCCCTGTGACCCGGCTCCTGTCTGTACAAAGATTCATCCGGCATGCGCTCAGAAACAATGCAGACCATAACCACACTTTATATATATGAAAGAAGATACCGTCCGATAACCGGGCGGTATTTTTTGTCAGAATCCTTTCAACTGAAGAATTGCTGATACTTTTAAATTTAAACATATCCGTATATTATTCATAGCATTGTATTTTTTTTCTACATTATGTGATTTATAATAAATATTTTCATATCTTAGTTTACACTAAGTCATTAAAAATCAACAGCTATGAAAAACCAAAATCTTATCAGAGGAAAAAAATTAAACAATAAGGCACTAAGGTCAATCACCGGAGGCCTGATGCAGTGTATCGATCCGTGGACCAACCAGTGCAAAGCGTATGGAAGACAATGTGCAGAATCTGAGTGCCGTGTTCCGATCGAACCTTAATTCTCCAACTAAAATCAACCTTATCAAAAATCAAGATTTACCCAACGGAAAAAAACTGAGTAAGAAACAGCTAAGAGGGGTTACAGGAGGTCTGTTAGACTGCATAGATCCGGCTCTGGCGGCTGCAGGAGAATTTCAATAAACTGCGCACAACTGCAGTGCAGACCTGAACTTCCGATAGAACCATAACAAGTCTTTTATAATATTTTCAGAAATGCCACTCAGATTACATCGGGTGGCGTTTTTTATAACAGTATTTATTGTTGATTGATAAATCGTCGGAAATTATTTTTAAACTACATACTTTTTTCCCGCTGATTACGCTGATTGCGCAGATCGTTTTAA encodes:
- a CDS encoding SDR family NAD(P)-dependent oxidoreductase; amino-acid sequence: MEARTKIALVTGGSRGLGRNSAIKIAQNGLDVIITYRSNKEEADKVVAEIQATGRKAIAYQLDTKDIKSFDSLIKTVGDHLEENTGSRNIDYLVNNAGTALYSPISEVTEEQLDDVVDIHFKGVFFLTQKFLPFINDGGGIINISSGLARFALPGSSVYGSVKAGVEMLTKYMAKELGSRKIKANVIAPGAIETDFGGGRTRDDKNVNDMISANTALGRAGLPDDIGGVVAFLCTEDARWITGQRIEASGGMFL
- a CDS encoding helix-turn-helix domain-containing protein is translated as MAHTSYTSLDDFYREMTAKLGKDLESIFPQGLHKDIGHFNVFDIAQTIEKVKTTSEMPYNRRKYYKISLIRGKNRAEYADKVIQIKNNALLFATPRVPYHWVPEDPDQSGSFCVFTEDFFIKDKSHSTLEDLPIFRPGSVPLFEIGDELADEIADLYAKIKKEISSDYIFKYDLIRNYVLELIHYGQKLQPATKLSTSNDASLRVVTLFIELLERQFPIENYEQRLQLRTAKDYADRLSVHVNYLNKKLKENTGRTTTEIIAERIIQEAKILLKQTQWNVSEIAYALGFEEIAHFSNFFKKKTSLAPLEFRS